A genomic segment from Candidatus Brocadia sinica JPN1 encodes:
- a CDS encoding M28 family peptidase: MKQFISIITFTVLLTAMCFHWGVINSSGSEKGEEQFLANIRQLTIQGKSAGEGYFSQDGKYLIFQSERDPENPFYQIYIMSLETGDTHRVSPGIGKTTCSFFRNNSEEVLFASTHLDPDAKENKKQNLNSAPLEKNAVLRGIMTQVTTFFSTKRDGTTLKRLTDAPGYDAEGAYSPDGNKIVFCSLRDAYPVEKLSSEDQKRMETSPSYFGEIYIMNADGSEQKRLTNWPGYDGGPFFSHDGKRIIWRHFNENGMLADVYTMLLDGSDVRRLTDFKSMSWAPYFHPSGDYVIFHSNKFGFTNCELFIVDALGEKEPVRVTFHDKFDGLPVFAPDGKRLAWTSGRTANGDSQLFLADWDHEAALKALQLANVRSASQPAQTFSNPESLPQKVFNSPPYKDQIPEKTGHQFSPKITATDLRAEVQYLASDELEGRLTGTKGTQLAANYIADYFKGIGLKAIDSNKGYFQEFPFIAGTKIIPEQNHFQITKEGTKKETIQFVVNKDFAPLSFTVNGEVEGEVVFAGYGLSVPGNEGNRYDSYEKLDVKDKIVVVLHHVPEKVDMKRHLELTRYAGLRYKTMIAREHGAKALLVVTGPKTPSGGELFPLFSDKESASSGIIAASVSGKIAEALFAGSGKNLETIQAGLDVEDPQTEAGFDLPNVKIRISTAVEQVKEKDRNVLGLLPPCDENENAEYIIIGAHYDHIGRGGIDSLARKGEEGMIHNGADDNASGVSTVLELAAALAAERETNPQLFKRGIIFALWSGEELGCLGSSYFIEHPTIPLKNVIAYVNFDMVGRLSENNLIVEGIGSSNTWARLIEKCNVTAGFNVKLHRDPYLPTDATAFYSKEVPIIHFFTGVHEDYNRPTDDPGTLNYDGMVRIAEFARAIVIDLIRHAERPDYVKVAQSGESRKEKVSRRTYWGTVPDFASENSEGVKISTVKLEGPADKAGMKDGDIIVEIAGKKITNIYDYNYMMDAAGVGKPVEVVVLRDGKREILTIIPVARK, translated from the coding sequence ATGAAGCAATTCATTTCAATCATTACTTTTACCGTGTTGTTAACCGCAATGTGCTTTCATTGGGGCGTAATAAATAGCAGCGGGAGTGAAAAGGGTGAAGAGCAATTTTTAGCAAATATCCGGCAGTTGACCATCCAGGGGAAAAGCGCCGGTGAGGGATATTTTTCTCAGGATGGAAAATATTTGATATTTCAAAGCGAACGCGACCCTGAAAATCCTTTTTACCAGATTTATATAATGAGTCTTGAGACGGGAGATACCCATCGGGTTTCTCCGGGAATTGGCAAAACCACCTGCTCATTTTTCCGAAACAACTCAGAAGAAGTGCTTTTTGCCTCAACCCACCTTGACCCTGATGCAAAGGAAAACAAAAAGCAGAATTTGAATTCCGCGCCTCTGGAAAAAAACGCCGTTTTACGTGGGATTATGACTCAAGTTACGACATTTTTTTCGACCAAACGAGATGGAACCACATTAAAGCGCTTAACAGATGCCCCCGGCTATGATGCAGAAGGCGCCTATTCCCCTGATGGAAACAAAATTGTTTTTTGTTCTCTGAGAGATGCCTATCCGGTTGAAAAGCTCTCATCCGAGGATCAGAAACGCATGGAAACCAGCCCTTCCTATTTTGGTGAAATCTATATCATGAATGCCGACGGTTCTGAGCAAAAACGATTAACCAACTGGCCTGGTTATGACGGGGGTCCTTTTTTCAGTCATGACGGGAAAAGGATCATCTGGCGGCATTTCAATGAAAACGGCATGCTGGCCGATGTCTATACCATGCTGCTCGATGGTTCTGATGTACGAAGGTTGACTGACTTCAAATCAATGTCATGGGCTCCTTATTTCCATCCTTCCGGTGACTACGTCATCTTTCATTCCAATAAATTTGGATTTACCAATTGTGAGTTGTTTATCGTGGATGCCCTTGGTGAAAAAGAACCGGTACGGGTGACTTTCCATGATAAATTTGATGGGTTGCCTGTTTTTGCACCTGACGGCAAACGTCTTGCGTGGACTTCCGGCAGGACAGCGAACGGTGATTCTCAGCTATTCCTGGCAGATTGGGATCATGAAGCTGCATTGAAGGCATTACAGTTAGCAAACGTAAGATCCGCATCACAGCCTGCTCAAACATTCAGCAATCCTGAGAGTTTACCGCAAAAGGTCTTCAACAGTCCGCCTTACAAAGACCAGATTCCTGAAAAAACAGGGCACCAATTCTCACCTAAAATTACTGCTACCGATCTTCGAGCAGAAGTGCAATATCTTGCCTCCGATGAATTGGAAGGACGGTTGACGGGAACAAAAGGTACGCAACTGGCAGCCAATTATATTGCTGACTATTTCAAAGGAATTGGATTAAAGGCCATTGACAGTAACAAAGGCTATTTTCAGGAATTTCCCTTTATTGCCGGAACAAAAATAATCCCGGAACAAAACCACTTTCAAATTACGAAGGAAGGTACGAAAAAAGAAACGATTCAATTCGTGGTAAACAAAGATTTTGCCCCTCTGTCATTTACGGTTAACGGTGAGGTAGAGGGGGAGGTAGTTTTTGCCGGTTATGGGTTGTCCGTCCCTGGAAATGAAGGGAATCGTTACGATTCATACGAAAAACTTGATGTGAAAGACAAAATTGTGGTGGTTCTTCACCATGTGCCTGAAAAGGTGGATATGAAGAGACATTTAGAGCTTACCCGGTACGCAGGATTACGTTATAAAACGATGATAGCACGCGAGCACGGGGCTAAGGCGTTATTAGTTGTTACCGGCCCAAAGACTCCTAGTGGAGGGGAGTTATTCCCACTTTTCAGTGATAAGGAATCGGCCAGCTCCGGAATTATTGCGGCATCTGTAAGTGGTAAAATAGCCGAAGCGCTCTTCGCCGGTTCCGGTAAGAATCTTGAGACAATTCAGGCAGGACTAGATGTTGAAGACCCTCAGACAGAAGCGGGCTTTGATTTACCGAACGTGAAGATACGGATATCCACGGCGGTTGAGCAGGTTAAGGAAAAGGACCGGAATGTCCTTGGACTTTTACCCCCTTGTGATGAAAATGAAAATGCTGAGTATATTATCATTGGTGCTCATTACGATCACATCGGTCGTGGAGGGATCGACTCGCTGGCACGCAAAGGTGAAGAGGGCATGATACACAACGGGGCTGATGACAATGCCTCTGGTGTTTCCACTGTCCTTGAACTGGCTGCTGCCCTGGCGGCAGAGCGGGAAACGAATCCACAACTATTTAAACGCGGGATTATTTTTGCCCTCTGGTCGGGAGAAGAATTGGGATGCCTTGGATCTTCTTATTTCATTGAGCATCCCACAATTCCATTAAAAAATGTTATTGCCTATGTTAACTTTGATATGGTCGGACGACTTAGTGAAAACAATTTGATAGTTGAGGGGATAGGTTCGTCCAATACCTGGGCCCGGCTCATTGAAAAATGCAATGTAACTGCCGGATTCAACGTAAAGCTTCACCGCGACCCGTATCTGCCAACAGATGCCACGGCTTTTTATTCAAAAGAGGTTCCCATAATTCACTTCTTTACCGGCGTACATGAAGATTACAATAGACCCACGGATGACCCGGGCACCCTTAATTATGATGGTATGGTGAGGATCGCAGAATTTGCACGGGCAATTGTTATCGATTTAATCAGGCATGCAGAGCGCCCCGATTACGTGAAAGTTGCGCAATCTGGTGAATCGAGGAAAGAAAAAGTTTCCCGCAGGACTTACTGGGGGACCGTGCCTGATTTTGCCAGCGAAAACAGTGAAGGCGTAAAAATCAGTACGGTTAAACTGGAAGGGCCAGCGGATAAAGCCGGAATGAAAGACGGTGATATCATTGTCGAAATTGCTGGGAAGAAGATTACGAATATTTATGATTACAATTATATGATGGATGCTGCGGGGGTCGGTAAACCGGTCGAAGTCGTTGTACTCAGGGATGGGAAACGAGAGATATTAACGATTATACCGGTAGCGCGGAAGTAG
- a CDS encoding PEP-CTERM sorting domain-containing protein (PEP-CTERM proteins occur, often in large numbers, in the proteomes of bacteria that also encode an exosortase, a predicted intramembrane cysteine proteinase. The presence of a PEP-CTERM domain at a protein's C-terminus predicts cleavage within the sorting domain, followed by covalent anchoring to some some component of the (usually Gram-negative) cell surface. Many PEP-CTERM proteins exhibit an unusual sequence composition that includes large numbers of potential glycosylation sites. Expression of one such protein has been shown restore the ability of a bacterium to form floc, a type of biofilm.): MEKWTLGILTLLISLTISLNSVFAKSGGGGRPVPVPEPVSCLLFLAGGATLVTLRRLRSKKNSKVFNEHSQDANVQ; encoded by the coding sequence ATGGAAAAGTGGACTCTTGGAATATTAACATTATTGATATCGCTTACGATATCGTTAAACAGTGTATTTGCAAAGAGTGGCGGCGGAGGAAGACCTGTGCCTGTGCCAGAACCTGTAAGCTGCCTGCTCTTTCTAGCGGGCGGCGCTACCTTGGTAACTTTACGGCGCTTAAGAAGTAAAAAGAATTCCAAAGTTTTCAATGAACATTCGCAGGACGCCAACGTACAATAG
- a CDS encoding exosortase/archaeosortase family protein: MIHYFIWILTASLYTPLFFVLYRHGWKSSDYTHAYFIIPVFFWLVWRKRALLRESIQKSTPGNNFFGLSILLLGIFLFTFGWRQDYRFLTALSLLPVLYGLVSYLYGLKVTKILSFPILYLILLAPIPTGIIDSVTLPMRYGLSVATETILKLFHYPITREGLLLTIGKTDLFMGQPCSGFRSIVTMFSLALIYAYINKGSISKKGVLVSSIIPLALVGNLIRIITLCLITYYFGEEAGQGFFHSMSGVVIFVFIILGLIGLEYLLERCRITR, translated from the coding sequence ATGATCCACTATTTCATTTGGATACTAACGGCATCACTTTATACCCCTCTTTTTTTTGTGCTTTATCGTCATGGCTGGAAGTCTTCTGATTATACGCACGCCTATTTTATCATACCTGTATTCTTTTGGCTTGTGTGGCGTAAACGCGCACTCCTGAGAGAGTCCATTCAAAAGAGTACACCGGGCAACAACTTCTTTGGCCTTTCTATCCTGCTATTGGGAATTTTTCTGTTTACTTTTGGTTGGCGGCAGGACTATCGGTTTCTTACTGCGCTTTCTTTACTTCCGGTTCTGTATGGATTGGTAAGTTATCTTTACGGATTAAAAGTAACAAAGATCTTATCTTTTCCTATTCTTTATCTGATATTGCTTGCGCCGATTCCCACCGGAATTATTGATAGCGTTACCCTGCCTATGCGTTATGGCCTTTCCGTTGCCACGGAGACGATCTTAAAACTTTTTCATTATCCAATCACAAGGGAAGGGCTTTTATTAACGATTGGCAAGACTGATTTGTTTATGGGACAACCTTGTAGTGGATTTCGTTCTATCGTTACGATGTTTTCTTTGGCTTTAATTTATGCATATATAAATAAGGGCAGCATATCCAAAAAAGGTGTCCTTGTCTCTTCCATTATTCCTCTTGCGCTCGTGGGCAATCTTATCCGGATTATAACCTTATGCCTTATCACCTATTATTTTGGCGAGGAAGCTGGCCAGGGATTTTTTCATAGCATGAGCGGCGTTGTAATATTCGTGTTTATCATTCTGGGATTAATTGGATTGGAATATTTGCTTGAAAGATGCAGGATAACAAGATGA
- a CDS encoding exosortase C-terminal domain/associated protein EpsI yields MNKKKKGLIPIALLLCAIIYCFGFPKAKYESLNILSQLKIPLEINGWQGRDVEQEWNMEGEEYNFVSQALDREYVNADGKNLFLLVLDAGNFHNPKVCSNSSGFKVIELNNLEFHVVNRTFQAHSLYTEKDADGFLIIYWICIDKNVVDWTEQKIKQLWFSLINKKRAGLMIRVDVPTKEDTIGDALKLAEDFIADLGWAMSSDQASYIFGNPGTVADLSLK; encoded by the coding sequence ATGAATAAGAAGAAAAAAGGATTGATACCTATCGCATTGTTGTTATGCGCTATTATTTATTGCTTCGGTTTTCCAAAAGCAAAATATGAAAGCCTGAATATCCTTTCCCAATTGAAAATACCGCTTGAGATTAACGGATGGCAGGGAAGGGATGTGGAGCAAGAATGGAATATGGAGGGCGAAGAATATAATTTTGTTAGCCAGGCATTGGATCGTGAATATGTCAATGCAGATGGTAAAAATCTTTTTTTACTCGTACTGGATGCAGGCAATTTTCACAATCCAAAGGTATGTTCTAATAGTTCCGGCTTTAAAGTCATTGAATTAAATAACCTTGAGTTTCATGTAGTAAATCGTACATTTCAAGCTCATAGTCTTTATACCGAAAAGGATGCCGATGGTTTTCTGATAATTTATTGGATTTGTATCGATAAAAACGTCGTTGATTGGACAGAACAAAAAATAAAACAGTTATGGTTCTCATTGATTAATAAAAAAAGGGCTGGTCTCATGATCCGAGTTGATGTGCCCACGAAAGAAGATACTATCGGGGACGCCTTGAAATTGGCGGAAGATTTTATTGCAGATTTAGGATGGGCAATGTCTTCAGATCAGGCAAGCTATATTTTCGGAAATCCAGGAACAGTTGCTGATCTATCTCTAAAGTAA